A region from the Pelobates fuscus isolate aPelFus1 chromosome 3, aPelFus1.pri, whole genome shotgun sequence genome encodes:
- the LOC134601225 gene encoding stabilizer of axonemal microtubules 2-like, whose amino-acid sequence MDFETTYKMNFNRHNVKPVTLLRPVERQQDVGKFCGTPTYKSDFKQWDIQKRELIKQPNIYQPPVLRFGHSTTSQNDYYLKKLTLNKSLKPEDKTKRSSLPFDHTTSYSISYVPHKLAPKFETQIEEYKPSGQRFEHQTTHRLTYKGALGEKAKSFKPEQTTITNNDKFEGTSETKDSFLPQLLPSGHDVKTEEDRPTTFKHKDNFLPKLLPFCRLVKTEEDKPTNAPTELESTVPSDYVPSQLSLVKTESPAKGSKASIKGNCNTKDFKSGKVQGQERKKSIHLPKISATFNGLTTSQTY is encoded by the exons ATGGACTTTGAAACAACATACAAGATGAATTTTAACCGTCACAATGTAAAGCCCGTGACATTATTGCGTCCAGTGGAAAGGCAACAGGATGTTGGAAAGTTTTGTGGAACTCCTAcatataaaa GTGATTTCAAACAATGGGATATCCAAAAAAGAGAACTTATTAAACAACCCAATATTTACCAGCCCCCGGTCCTGAGGTTTGGTCATTCAACTACTTCCCAAAATGATTATTATCTTAAGAAGCTTACATTGAATAAGAGCCTTAAGCCTGAAGACAAAACCAAACGTTCCAGCCTCCCTTTCGATCATACCACCAGCTATAGCATTTCCTATGTACCTCACAAATTGGCGCCTAAGTTTGAAACACAAATAGAGGAGTATAAGCCTAGTGGCCAACGCTTTGAGCATCAGACGACACATCGTCTTACTTACAAGGGTGCACTGGGTGAGAAAGCAAAAAGCTTTAAACCAGAGCAAACGACAATTACCAACAATGACAAATTTGAGGGTACCTCCGAGACCAAAGACAGCTTTCTGCCACAGTTGCTGCCATCTGGTCATGATGTTAAGACTGAGGAGGATAGGCCAACTACCTTTAAACACAAAGACAACTTTCTTCCAAAGTTGCTTCCATTTTGCCGTCTTGTTAAGACTGAGGAGGATAAGCCTACTAATGCTCCAACGGAATTAGAGAGTACAGTGCCCTCAGATTATGTTCCAAGCCAGCTAAGTCTTGTGAAAACAGAGTCTCCTGCAAAAGGAAGCAAAGCATCCATCAAAGGAAATTGCAACACGAAAGATTTTAAATCCGGAAAA